The following coding sequences are from one Rutidosis leptorrhynchoides isolate AG116_Rl617_1_P2 chromosome 11, CSIRO_AGI_Rlap_v1, whole genome shotgun sequence window:
- the LOC139875158 gene encoding uncharacterized protein codes for MGRRHCFLQLGLDLEPKWRAETELSNATSLLNNFAAPSFDSDRWIWKFGTFTTSAFMSHLIELDASTSSNNDPTIINSLIPQKIGIFIWRAKQNKLPLRTELDKRGIDLHSTRCPVCDDDQETLHHLLLSCKHSIEIWNRILQWWKLNNLRIANLKELSKCSNPSLKSHSGLALWQAVVWTTCYFIWKNRNDFVFGNAKLSCPKIVSDIQSKTFEWIKYPWKKRQLGMATMDHQPFIFRL; via the coding sequence ATGGGCCGAAGACACTGTTTCCTTCAATTGGGCTTGGATCTCGAACCTAAATGGAGAGCCGAAACTGAACTCTCGAATGCAACATCACTGTTAAATAATTTTGCTGCCCCCTCTTTCGACTCTGACAGATGGATTTGGAAATTTGGAACGTTCACTACTAGCGCTTTCATGTCACATCTAATCGAACTTGATGCTTCCACCTCCTCTAACAATGACCCGACAATTATCAATTCATTGATCCCCCAAAAGATTGGGATCTTTATATGGCGTGCTAAACAAAATAAACTCCCTCTCCGAACCGAACTAGACAAAAGAGGCATCGATCTCCACTCAACGAGATGCCCGGTATGTGACGATGACCAAGAAACACTCCACCACTTACTTTTGTCGTGTAAACACTCCATCGAAATATGGAATAGAATTCTCCAATGGTGGAAACTAAACAACCTACGCATCGCTAATCTCAAAGAGCTTTCAAAATGCTCGAACCCGTCTTTAAAGTCGCACTCTGGCTTGGCATTATGGCAAGCAGTGGTGTGGACCACGTGCTATTTCATTTGGAAAAACCGAAATGACTTTGTGTTCGGTAACGCTAAACTAAGTTGTCCTAAGATCGTATCAGACATTCAATCAAAAACCTTTGAGTGGATTAAATATCCTTGGAAAAAAAGGCAACTTGGAATGGCTACAATGGATCACCAACCCTTTATATTTCGACTTTAA